In Aedes albopictus strain Foshan chromosome 3, AalbF5, whole genome shotgun sequence, the genomic window CTCTTGACATTCCGGCGTTTGTGGAGAATGAGCTACCCGTAGACAAaactccgaggatttcttcaacaGTAAAAATTCTAAACCACAACTCTTTCATTGACTTCCCGCAACATCCAACCATTTCATTCAACGTCAACTCGCGGCCAGCGCATCCTCCAGTCCCGCCTGGCCACCGTCATCAGCTATCCCTTCAGTTTTCCCCCTCCGCGCCTCGTGAATCTTCCGGTGGAAGGACAACGCAATCAACCGGGCAAAGTCCTTGCCGCAGACGTCACAAACGAACCGTTTCTCTCCGGTGTGCAGCGTCATGTGCACCTCCAGATCGCGCCGGGTCACGTGACCCCGGTTGCACACCTCGCACACGAACGGCCGATCGTTACGGTGGATCCGCTGGTGGACCTGTGAAAGGGGCAAAGCAGAGATGTTACATCCAAGGTATCCAGCAGATAAGATCTGCATTGAGAACTGTAGCTGTTTTGATTGTTCAAAGGATGATCACACATTATGGTAtaatctgggatgttctaggtcgtCCAAACTGCTCTGAAGCTCAGAACTTGAAGTCTACAGTTGTAATAGTAGATAGGTTTGCTATACCAAGTTACAATATGTGTAGTGCACTCTACTGCGAATCTTCTGAAATTGAACTGGTATGCTGGTTACACTTCAAGATACTTTTGAGAACTTCTACGTTATTCAAAATGTTTAGAATTGAAGTCTACAGTTGCAACCTAGCCGTCTTAGGCATAGAAACTTGCTCTGCTTGTGAAATCTTAGAAACCTAattgggatattctaggtcatcaaaactgtcTGGCAGTTCAGATCAAGTTCTGTGTCATTCGTCAAACATTTGCATAACATCTCCTGACCCTAAGCGATATTCTGATCAAGAACGACAACGTACCTTCAAATAACTGCCGCTGGTGAACGTCTTATCGCACTCCGGACAAGGAAACCGAACTCCCGTGTGCGCCACGAGTTTGTGCTGCTGCAGCAGATACTGGTTGGTGAACTGCTTGCCGCATTGGCCGCACTCGAACGGCTTCAGGCCCAGGTGCCGATTCCGGTGATCGAGCAGTTTGGCCTTGGTCTTGAAGGTGGCCTGCTTGCAAATGGTACACCGGAACGTTTTCTCGTCGGAGTGCGTCCTCAGGTGACTGGTCAGGTTGCTCTGCTTCAGGAAGCCTTTGCCGCAGATGTTACAGGAGAGCGCGAAGTTTCCCGTATGGTTGGCCATGTGCTCGTCCAGGCCTTTCTTCGATTTGAATGCCTTGGGGCAACCTTCGAATTGGCAGGCGAACGGAGTCACGTTCAGGTGCGTATTGCGATGGATCTTTAGCTTTGTGCGGGTTGTGCAAACTTTCCCGCAAATATCACAGGTCCGATCGTTGGGGGCTTGCGGCAAGGGAGGTGGTTCTTCAACTGGGATTGGGATTGGTTCAACTGGTTCTATTGGTTCAGCCTTGACAGGTGGCTCATCTGACGCCAATGGAAGGGGAACAATTTCGTCCGAGGGTTCATACTTCAGTGGCGGTTCTTCGGCTATTTGCTGAATTTGAATCTCTGAAATAGACTATGAGACCCACAaaaaccaaaagttattttcgatgTTGACGTCCGTGATAGGGAATCACTCTACACTCAAACAAATGACTGTATGAAATTCATAATACTTACAGCATCTCTATTGTCATCCACCGTTTCGATCCCTACGAAGTCGTCATAGTCCAGATCGTCGTCCGGGACATTTTCGGCGATCGCATACCCCACGGATGCGTTCTGCTGGGCAATGGATTCCACTATCGCTTCCAGATTGTTGAAGCACGTTTCCTCACTGGGCATTACCCCGTCCGGAACGGACGGCTCCACCATGGGAATGTACTCTTCCTCGTCCTGTTGTTGATTTTGCTGTATCGAAATCTCCAGTTCCTGTTTCAGCTGAAATGGTACGAATCAGATGAGTTGTTCATCCAAATGTGAAAACCTCACCTTCAGAGCCTCCACATTGGCGGAAAAGGAAATGTCCTCCTTCTCCAGACTTTGGATGATGTACTCGTATTCTTTGTTGGTGTTCCCATCCAACATGAAATCGTGCCCCTGGAAGCTGATCTCTGGCAGAATCTGTTGATGTTGTTGGTGCACGTCATGAACGGCGTGCTGTTGCCGTtgctcttcctgctggcgctcaaTGGCCGCTTCCGCCTGGCAGAACATGAGCATTTCTGAAATACACAGGATACGGTGATGACAGGATCGTTGCTTGTCCGCTGTGACACCTTATTGAACTGCGCAACATTGGATCGCCCTATCGAACCAATAGCTCTTGAAGTCATTGGCGAACACAGTAGGCCTGCAATTTTTCAGCTGTCATATTCGGCAGTGACCAAGTTCGTCTAAAAACCTATCTAAAACGATTCGTGAATTGTCTCGATTTATTTTCAAAGCTGCATAATTAACAAGGTAATTGAGTTTATTgttcaaaaatactgtaaatCTGGAGCTGAAACATGTAAAATGCAGGAACCTATTATCAGCCAAATCAATCAAGATGCCGGAGTTGAAATCTGAATAATTTTGCTGATCACCGGTACATCGAAAGATCTTTCAAATATCTGCCCTATTAACTATTGATGGTAATATAGAGGACTAGCATGGTTGCAACTTTCATCGAAGAATCAGGACACGGATTCCGGATGAATCTCCGCACTACCTACCGCTGAAAAACGCCTGACACTTGCGGCAATTCTCGCGAAACTCGTGGAAGTAGTCCAGCTTGTAGATGCAGTCGCTGCAAACCAACTTCGAGAAAACCTCCGGCTCGTTGTCGGTGATTTCCAGCGCGATGCAGTCCAGAATCTTGCGGGCCAGCTCGCGCACCATCCCGTCTGGCGAGTTGACGTACAGCCCGTACGATTGTTCGCATTTTTTCAAGCACAACCGGCAC contains:
- the LOC115262121 gene encoding zinc finger and SCAN domain-containing protein 5B produces the protein MINDQNKNQLLLNQSVEIGNLSRFLSTATQSSNFNPQIRVQNRTRLPMETPHHPMDSLQLLPSGDPCRLCLKKCEQSYGLYVNSPDGMVRELARKILDCIALEITDNEPEVFSKLVCSDCIYKLDYFHEFRENCRKCQAFFSEMLMFCQAEAAIERQQEEQRQQHAVHDVHQQHQQILPEISFQGHDFMLDGNTNKEYEYIIQSLEKEDISFSANVEALKLKQELEISIQQNQQQDEEEYIPMVEPSVPDGVMPSEETCFNNLEAIVESIAQQNASVGYAIAENVPDDDLDYDDFVGIETVDDNRDASISEIQIQQIAEEPPLKYEPSDEIVPLPLASDEPPVKAEPIEPVEPIPIPVEEPPPLPQAPNDRTCDICGKVCTTRTKLKIHRNTHLNVTPFACQFEGCPKAFKSKKGLDEHMANHTGNFALSCNICGKGFLKQSNLTSHLRTHSDEKTFRCTICKQATFKTKAKLLDHRNRHLGLKPFECGQCGKQFTNQYLLQQHKLVAHTGVRFPCPECDKTFTSGSYLKVHQRIHRNDRPFVCEVCNRGHVTRRDLEVHMTLHTGEKRFVCDVCGKDFARLIALSFHRKIHEARRGKTEGIADDGGQAGLEDALAAS